Genomic window (Aquimarina sp. BL5):
TTTAACTTGTCCAATACTTGTGCTCTAGACATATTAGGATTACGCGACCAAACTAATGCTGCAATACCCGCTGTCATAGCTGTTGCTACAGAAGATCCTCCAACATAAGATTGTGCACCATTATTAAATCCTAATACCGGTACGGTTCTATTAGTATTACTAGCTCTCTGCATAATAATAGTAAAATCAATTTTATTACCATCGTGACAAATATCACAACGATTATATCCATTATCTTTTAATCCTGTCACAGCCACCGTTTCACTCATACTTGCTGGAAATATAACACCATACCAATTCGTAAAAGTAGTAGAAGTTCCACCAGCTGCCATGATCATTTTACCTTTTCCATATGCATATTTTACAGCATCTTTCACATTACCAATTGACCAAGGATATCCAACTGACATTGAAATTATTTTAACATCACTTCTATTTCCTAATGCCTTTAGTGCATTACTAACTCCTTTACGCTCGTGATAATCGTTTAAAACAACATCTTCTGTTCCTCTATATGCTACCAAATTAGAGTTGTATGCAACACCAACTGGCATAAAATCATTATTACGTGGTGATGCTATAGCAGATGCCATCTGAGTTCCATGACCACATCTATCATTAGGTCCATCTATATTATTTGACCACCACCAAGGAGAATCAATAAATGTCCCAAACCGCTGTACAGATCTACCATTAGAGGCCCCATCATTAAATCCATTTCCCAAAAGGTTTTGGTTAGCAGATAAGCCAGTATCTATAAGACCTACTGTAATTCCAGCTCCAGTACTAAGGCTCCAGGCATCGTCAATATTATGATTTTTGTAGTTCCAAGGTAGTCTCGCATTAGGTGAGATCACACTATAATCGCCACTATTGATTGATTGTCCACTTTGACTGCAACCAGCGGACTTTTGTTGTGTTTCCTGCTTAAGGTAGAATCCATATCCATTTGGTTCTAGGTAGCGAATATTGTCCATTGCTTTTAACTCTACAATCGTTTCCAATTTCGTAACTCTTACATCTAAAACATTCAATGTACCATCTTGTGATACCTGAACATTGGAACGTGTAACTCCTTCCATATTTTGTACTGCACTATATATGCTTTCTATAACATTGTTCAATCTAGGAGAGCGCTGAGTACCGTCTATAAAACTTTCTCCCTTTTCTCCAAAACCGATTGTTAACACTTCTCCTCCATGCATCACCGCACTATATAACATATTGGCAGAAGCATCTTTCGTCCAATCTAAATCACCATTCTGTTTAAGTTGTTTTTCTATGAAAGCGTTTATTTCTTCAATGGAGAGAATTTTTTGGGATTCTGAACTTTCATCAATGATTTCGGCTGAGTCTTCTTGAGAACATGATAGGACAAGGAATAGCCCTAAAACTAGCGTAATAATTTTTTTCATTTTAATATAAATTAATGAGTTTGTGTGTTATTAATGTTTTGAGGTAGCTAAATCCTAAAAACATCAAATAATTATCATTTAGTTAATTTAACCCCTAATTTATTAAATAAAATCCAAATATTAACACATTACAATGAAAGAATCTTAAAAAAATTGTTATTACTATGCTTGCATAAGACTAAAAAACTGTCTCAATTACCAATGTTCATAAGGGTTTTACAGAAAAAGACTACAAAATAAGATCACCTTAAAAAAAGAGTGATTTTTTTAATAAAACAACAAAAATTAAGATTATAATTTATCTAAATGACAAATCTATAGTGTGGTAGATTAGAACTTACGCTTTACAGGACCTGTAACGTCTTCAATATCCTTTTTTACTTGAGTTATTTCTTTTTTGATATCAGAAGTAATGGAAGTAGGTATATCGGTATCAATACCGTGCTTTTCTGCACTTTTGGTAATTTCGGATTTAATATCGTTAGTAGCATCCTTAACAATGCGCATTCCTTTGCCCAAACCTCTAGCGATTTCAGGTATTTTATCAGCGCCAAAAACCATAACCAATATAAATACTATAAAGGCTATCTCTGTTCCGCTTATGAATAATGGTAATGCTATCATAACACTGCAAATATAGCTACAATAATGTACAGAAAAAAGCCGTTCGCAATCACGAACGGCTTTAATTTATAATTTAAAGGTTTTTTAACTTATTGACCTTTTACTTTATTTTTGAATTTATCAAACTTACCTAGTTTTTTATTCTGAGGCCAGCTATTGTTAGAAGTATCTATGTCTGCCGTTTCTTGATTAGGATCTACAACAATTTTAGAAATCGCTTTTTCTGAAGCTATCGCTCTTTTAACTGCTGCATCATTCTTTCTCCATATTTCTGCAGGATATGTTACGGTTTCCGAAGTTCCGTCTTCATATGTATACTCTACTATCAATGGCATCACTAAACCTCCAGGTTTTTCGAAAGTAACTTCATAAAAATACTTCGGTTCTTTTAGAACTTTTCTTTCTTCAACAGAGAAATTATCCATTAAGTATTCTTTCAATGTTTTTGCATCATCTATAATGTTGCCTTTCTTCTTAATCGCTTCATATTCCTCACTACCTTCTTC
Coding sequences:
- a CDS encoding S8/S53 family peptidase, giving the protein MKKIITLVLGLFLVLSCSQEDSAEIIDESSESQKILSIEEINAFIEKQLKQNGDLDWTKDASANMLYSAVMHGGEVLTIGFGEKGESFIDGTQRSPRLNNVIESIYSAVQNMEGVTRSNVQVSQDGTLNVLDVRVTKLETIVELKAMDNIRYLEPNGYGFYLKQETQQKSAGCSQSGQSINSGDYSVISPNARLPWNYKNHNIDDAWSLSTGAGITVGLIDTGLSANQNLLGNGFNDGASNGRSVQRFGTFIDSPWWWSNNIDGPNDRCGHGTQMASAIASPRNNDFMPVGVAYNSNLVAYRGTEDVVLNDYHERKGVSNALKALGNRSDVKIISMSVGYPWSIGNVKDAVKYAYGKGKMIMAAGGTSTTFTNWYGVIFPASMSETVAVTGLKDNGYNRCDICHDGNKIDFTIIMQRASNTNRTVPVLGFNNGAQSYVGGSSVATAMTAGIAALVWSRNPNMSRAQVLDKLKRAGEFYPNRNSKFGYGNIDALKAVQ
- a CDS encoding twin-arginine translocase TatA/TatE family subunit — protein: MIALPLFISGTEIAFIVFILVMVFGADKIPEIARGLGKGMRIVKDATNDIKSEITKSAEKHGIDTDIPTSITSDIKKEITQVKKDIEDVTGPVKRKF